The Diceros bicornis minor isolate mBicDic1 chromosome 18, mDicBic1.mat.cur, whole genome shotgun sequence sequence AGAGGTGGTCCAGGCCAACTTCACGCTCAAGCACAGCAAGGCTGGAGGGAAGTGGCTGCTCAGACACAGCCAATGACGGGCTCTGCTGCCCCGGGGGGCACTTTGCCCCAGGAGCCTGGGGAGTCGGGACAGACTCTTGGCTCAGCCCTTGTGAACTTGCCCCATCAGAGCTCCTCCCTGACCCAGTGCTCCATGCCATTGCTGGGGTCACTGGGCATCTTGTGTGGAACAGGAGCAGAGAGTCCCCGATGGACTCCTGACTCCTATGTAACTGGGGAGCCCAGGGCTCTCTGCCCTGCTCTGAATGACAGTGGGGATTCCACAGACTGTCTGCACCGAGAGGCCCCCCTCTGTGGGGAGCAGGCAGCTGGGCCTCACTGGGCAGGGGAAGTGGCTGGAGTGATGGCTCTTTGAAGATGGTGAGCTGTGAGTAAGTCCGGGAGCCCCACAGAATGGTCAGCTATTCGTGGCCAATGTCCATCTCTCCAGCCTCAGCCCAGGCCTGCGCCGGGCAGGGTGTCAATGCACTTTCTCATCCCAAGCTTGGTCCTGTGTGAGGTTCTGGCTGGGACAGTGCTCACTCCACACCCAAGGGTGCAGCCCATTGTGCCCCCTGCCCGCCTCCCCAGGGCCAGCAGGCTTGACTGCAAGCTTCGTCCCAGCAGCAGGGCCTGGACCCACCGTCTCCTCTGGTTTCAGGTCTACGTTCAAGACATCCTGAGGCAGCAGCTTGCCGGTGAGGTGCTCCGCCTGCTCCATGAGGAGCACGGCCACCTCTGTGTCTGTAGGGATGTGCGCATGGCCCAGGACGTGGCCCACACCCTGAAGCAGCAGGTGGCTGCCAAGCTGAGCCTGAGTGAGGAGCAGGTCGAGGACTATCTCTTCCAGCTTAAGGTAGAGCGCCTGGTGTGTGGGCTAGGGATGGAGGCCAAGGGCACGGGCCAGGGAGCCAGGACTCTAGAGTCAGGCTCAGAACAGTCCTGGACCCAAAGGAATCCTAGAGGCGGCCGGAGGTCAGAGCTGGACGGGCATTGAGAGGTCTGAGTGTGCGTCCCCGTCTGGTTCCTCAGCTCAACAGAGGCAAACGTCTTTCTTTACTACaagacttctcagagcctctAACATGCTATGTGCATCGTGACGCTTCAAGCCTGGGAGCAATTACACAGCATCTCCCAAACATGTTGATCTCAGAGCCCACATTTCCTGGAGCATCTGGTGTGACAAGCACTAGGCAGGCTTTACTGTCCGTCATGAAGCCTGAGGACATGTTCAGATGGTTCAGACCAGAGCAGGTGCTGTTGGGAGGGAAAGAGCCCAGGCGAGGTCAAGCATAATCTAAGCACAGCAGCGGGAAGGGAAATGGCTCCTGAGTGTACGTGTGACAGGGAAGCGGGGAACCCCAGGGCCTCATCCAGCCTGGACCTGATGAATGAGAGGCGGCTGGACCTGCAGAGCTGACACATTGGTCTGTTTTCCCTTAAAGAGCCAGAAACGCTACCACGAAGACATCTTTGGTGCTGTGGTTCCCTACAGGCTGAAAAAAGATGGGGCCGCAGGGCAGCCCAGCGATCCCAGAGTGCCATCAGCCCACAGGAAATGTTAAAGCTGCTGCCACAGAATTTAACGACGGAGCCAACTCTGGATTACGGCCTCGAGAGATGGAGGGAAATTATATCCCCAGCCACATGACTTATTTCCCCATCTACTTCCCCCCAACTCTTTACTTGACCTGCTACCAGGTAGCAGCCTGGACTGAGTGGAACCTCTTGTCGCCCTTTAGTCCACCCTCCCCTGAATAATGAAGAGTTGGGGCCTCCTTGGTCCCTTGGAGATGCAATCTGCAACGCCATGCGCAGCCAGTGGGTGAGGATGGAACTGGCTTCTGATTGCACCAGTTTTAGTGACCACCAGGAGGCGCTGGCGGACCGCTCTGCATTTCCTGACCCTTGTACAGTTATTTAAGcctctgtatttaaaaaaaacaaaccccagTCTGCTCCCAACGGGCACTTGGGTGTTCCCTGTATGACTCCTTGATGGAGATATTTCTATGAAACGCATTTTATTTTAACCACATTGTGTATGCGGGTGTTTGGTAGAGAAAGCAGCCCTAAATAATATAGGACTGGGGATTCGTGGAGGCCACATCTGGACATAAATCCCCCACAATGGGACATTCTGGTGTGGTCACTCTGCTTCTCTGAGATGGCCCCCAGGTGGGGGCAGCATGCAGAGCTGTGTGCACACGTGACAGCCTGGGAGCGGGGCCGGAGCACAGGCTAAACTGCAGGGTTGAGATGACCCCCGCAGGAGGCATCTCACACGGGGCCACGGAGGTGCCATGCCCCCACGAGGCCCGTTCTCCAGCGAGGGTCTGGGCCACAGCCCTGTCCTGGAAAGTCACCGTGTTTGCTCTGGGGCTGCCTGTGTCGTGAGGGTTTGGCCAATAACATTGGCACCTGGTGAGAAAGCAGGTGAGGTCGGGCTGCGTGTCCAGGACTCGGCAGGGAGTGAGGACACAAGTCTTCCCTGGGGAAGGCTCCTCAGGAGACGGAGCCATGTCCCTTCTCCCGTGAGAACAGGAAGGACTCAGCCAGGGGCGAAGTGGGGGTCTGGCAAAATCTGGCCCCCAGCTCGGCTTTGGCCTCTGTGTCATTGGCTCCCTGCCCACTtccccctccccgctcctcctCAGATGGGGGGAGGGACATGCCAACCTCCAGTGTCCCAGCAGTGCACCCGGGACATGGTCAAGAATGCAGTCACATAGCCGGGGCCCCTCACGCTGTAACGTCACACAAACCCCCTGGGGTCTGGTTACAGTGCAGACGCTGATTCAGGAGGGCTGCCCCGGGGCCCGggcttctgcatttctaacaagctcccaggtgtcTGGTGCTGCTGCTCTGAGGACTGCGCCCTGAGCCCCAGCCTGGTGCCCGAGGCCCTAGGTTCTTGTGGGAGGGGGCAGGATGTGTGAGTATCCTgtgggcccagagcctggccccctGCACTGGCCCAGCGGCTGGCAGAACCCCACACACTGAGCCACTTCCCCACCACACCCCACCACTAAGGCCGGGTCACCCACAGTGGAACCCCACAAACAGGCCTCTCTTCTGAGTCAGATTCTCCTGATCGCACTGCCACCTCCTCCTGCTGGGACACAGGGTTCTGAGGAGCTGGCCCTACCATCTGGCCTCCGGGCCCTGCCTCGGCCCCCACGGGCTCAGGCCCAGCCCCTGGCCTGTCTCGGGAGCATGGGgctgtttcccgggtttccctcTGTTCCCAAGCTTCCTGCGTCACAGATTCCTGCCCAGAGGCCTAAGCCCAGCCGGCTTTCTCCCACATATTTGTGGGTTTGTGGGGGGACGCAATGGGAGCAGATGTGGATGTCAGGACCCCCCAAGAAAATGAGCCCACacactctcctccctctcccctcagccaGGACCTCCCCAATTCCAGAGAGTCCAAGATGTCTCCAAACGCATAATAAACCGCAATCATCCCGCACAGGTGTGCCGTCAAgcgtttttctatttctctgaaggACAACGGGAAGGGGAGAGCCCCTTCTGAGAAGGTCCCGTCAGTGGGGTGTCCTCAGGGCAGCTTTCCTGGAGGGGGGAAGGGTTGGTGTAGGTGCGGGAGAGGCGGAAGGTGGGAGAACGGGGAGGGGCCGAGGACACCGCCTCCCCCGTGGAGGGCACAGCTGGTGGCCTGGGACTGAGGTGGAGCTGAGTGGGGTGGGAATGTCGTTGAGGGGCAGATGGGGTGCAGGCCTGGGCCGGGCGCTTGGGAAGGCCGAGGACCTCCGTTTCTGCCGAGGGGACTGACCACGGGGCTTCAGCTTGCATGGACCACCCCTCTCCTCGGATGGTAGGACTTGGGCAGCTGGAGCCCCAGGTCCCGCCCCAACCGAGGGAGGCAGTCCCAGCCAGCTGCCCTCGCCACTCCAGGCTGGCTGCAGCCTCAGCAGGGCCAGACAAGGACGTGGTCTCCCCAGCAGAGATCCTCGGCAGGCTGGGAAGGGCTGGGGCAGGGTCGGGGAAGGTGGAGGTGATGAGCAGTCCAGACAGCAACATGCCCCAGCCCCGTCACCAGGGCAGGGATCCCGCCTATGTCCGCTCATGGGTCAGGTGGATGTCACCCGCCACCTCCAGGTTGTTAAGGGCGGGCCGGTTCCACAGGCAGTGGTGGTATTCACACAGGTGCCCACCATCCATGGCCACCCTGAGGCAGTGGCCTTCACACTGGATCCACACCTTGACGGAGAGGCCACGTCATTTGCACTCCGCTTGGAAAGTCCTCAACCCCAAATGCAGGCTcgtgtctccctccctccttcctgccttcctcaaCATTAATCAAGGGGGCCCCACACCTGCCCTCTAGCCACTCTGAAGGACTCATCCTTCACTCAACACGCCAAGTGCTCTCCTGCCTGTACTTTTGCATATTCTGTTTCCAACGCCCAGGAtgcccttcctcctctgctccccactCTGCACACCTGGCCCACAGGGATAACTCTAATCACCCTACAGgattctcccccttccctccaggAAGGCGAGCCTTCCCTGCCTTCCCTACCTCCTCACGCCCTCCTAGCCGAGTCAGCTGCCCCCACAGGCCATGGCCCCACTGCCATCCTCATTCTCCAACTGGACCCTGAGCCTCCAGGGGCAGGAATGTTGGCTTCTGCCATCCATGTCCCTAGTACCCGGCACACAGGAGCACTCCGTGCCTGCACTCCTGCAGCAGCAGCCTCCTAACTTGTCTTTTCCACCCCACACATTCTCCAGGAGGCCGTCAGAGCACGTCTGTGAAAGTGTCATCATTCCCATCGCACTACCTGACCCTCACACACTTAATGCACACCACTGTCCTCAGCATGTCACAAACACGATTTCACTTCATTCTTACACCTCTATGAGATGATGTTATTACTAGcccattttttagatgaggaaactgaggcacagaactgTTAAGTcacttgttcaaagtcacacagctatctATATATCACAGTACATGGCCCTCTGGCTtgacacacaccaacacactgtaTTAAAATCTAAACAACTTTCCATGGCCCTCAAGGGGCTACATCAGTCATTTTCAACCCTGGGGGTAATGTGTCAGGGTGTATTTACAAATACGGAGGCCTGGGCTCACCCCTGGTTGGCCCAGGCCGGGCACAGGCATTGAGTTTTCTTCTTTAAGCTTGTCAGGGGATTTGACTGCTTAGTCACAGCTGAGAACACCTGCTCTGTGTGAGCCGGGCCTCAGCTGTGCCACCCACCCCTCTCTGTCCCACTCTCTCCAGGGAATCCCCTGGCCCCCTAGTTCCAGGACAGGCCACGCCCATGACTCTCCGCCTTTGCAAAAACAGCGGCTACCTCCGCTGCCCGCCTGAATGCACCCCACAGATCTCTGGGAGGCGGGGTCCTTCTACCGTTGAGGTCTCAGCTGCACGGTGGCCTCCTCGGAGAGCTGTCCCCGTCTAAGGCAGCACGGCCCCTGCCCCCGAGTTCATGCTTTCCCCTTACTCTGTGTTGCCTTTTGCAGAGAGCCTGCTGTCATCTGCAAGGACCTGTCCAAGCACCTGTGTCCTTGTCCTCTCCCACCTGAACCGTCAACTATGAGGGGGCAGGACCTCGTCTGTCGGCTTCGTGGCTGTCCCCCCCACTCCTGGGGCACTTCCTGCACAAAGTGGGCCCTGATAGAACAGCTGAGAAATGACTGttgactgaatgagtgaatgagtgagtgagtggatgaAGGAAGGACCCTCATTCTTGGGTTCCATCTGGCGttcatcagctgtgtgacctcaggcgagTAACCTGCATTGtgagtctgtttcctcacctgtaaacagCAGATCCCCTACCTGCCATATGTGGGAGGGAAATAGTAACATAATAACAACAATGGGTTGAAcactttctcttcttctgggCCCAGCCCTCACCCAGAGGCTCAGCTCCCATCTCGTTCCAGGGGCCCCCAGCGCCCCCACACCTGCTCTGTCTGCCCCATGGGAGCCCCTCTGAGCGCAGCTCACCGAGAAGCACCAGGCCCGGGTGAAGGGCAGTTTTTGAGACAGGCTTCGCTCCACAGGTCCCCAAGAGCAATTGATCTGCGTGTTGCGGACCACAGTGTTCTCATCGAAACGGGGGTTCAGGTGGAAGGCGAAGTCACTCCCAGAGCACAGGTTGATGTGGAACCTGGGGGTTGGCAGCTCACATGGACCTCCTCTGCCCACTGagctctgggtccctggccctccccagccTGCCCAGAGCCAGGGGGATGGCCAGAATGACCTTGGGCTGTCTCTCTTCCCCGAGAGCCCTGGCTTACCTCTGAGCACTGGGCAGGATGGTGCCCGAGACGATGATGCTCTTGGAGGGGTACAGCCGACCCGGGATGCTGGTGAAGAAAGGCAGCGGGTGTTGGGAGGAGAGGGCCAGGTCAGCTAGCGGTAGCCAGAGCAGGCGCCACTGCAGGGGGACCTTAGTGCCAATTTCCATGAATCTGGACTGTCAAACGAGTTTGACAAGCGTGCCTGTGAGTAACACGTTTTCAAGAAAGAACTCCGTGGTATCTTTACTTGGTTCAGTAAATGCCACATGAAAACATCCCAGCGTTCCTCAAATGAATGGGCTTAAACTGTCATGAAAAGACCTTTGGCCACACACGACAGGACACTGGGCTGACAGGGGAGGCCGCATATATGCCCATGGTGAAGGGACCGTTTTCAAGGTGAAGCTCCTGTCAATAGTCTCCTCGTTTACTCGGGTGTCTGAGGAACTTCAGCCACTGGAGGATGCCTCACTGTTGTCACTGCCCCTCGCCTCCCGCCCTGCCCACTGCAAACCAGACCCCCACCCTCCCTGCAGCACACTCACATAGGCTGGGTTGGGATATGCCGGAGGTGGGACTGCGGGATTCTGTTGAAAAGGGACTAGGAAATTCAGGTGGGAGTGACACACACACGGGCCCCACACATTCCAGAGGGGATGCTCCACTGTGACACTTAGGTTGTGAGGCTTCAGCCCTTGGGTTCTCCATCACCTTCCCTCTCATGTCAGCCTTGGTGGGACTTCCTGCCATGTCAGAACCCATCACACTCACCTGCCCCTCCACCCACGGCAGCCCCACCGACTCCAGGCCTCCCGTCTGCTCTgcactggcaggaggaggagcagcagTGACACCCTGGGGGCTCGTCCTTGGATGCAGGGCTCCTCTCCCAATGCTGGACCCTGCACTCCCCCCCCCAGCAACAGAAGGACCGTTTTCCTGCTGGTCCCTAGGGGACCTTCCTCTGGGGCCACTAGGTGAGTCCAGCCTGCGCCAGGCTCTCTGCTGTCCCAAAAAGAGTTTCATTCCACGTCTCCAgagcagagggcccagccccCGTGTCCCCATCCCCTTGCTAAACTGCTTTCCGCCCGACTCTGGCACCAGAGAATTCAGTCCTTGGTGAAGGAGGACACGCTGGGGCTGTGAGCTGAGCAGAGCTTTAACACTTACCGGGTAATTCGGTTCAGGGGCTCTCAGCACCTTGTGGCTGATTGCTTGCTTCTGGAAGAAAGAAACCCCTGTTTTAACCAGCTCTCACCAGCATGAAGACCACCACCTTTCACCACTGGGCACCACTTAACACAGTCCTCTGTGCTGGGTGAATCTTGAGCAGGTAAGCAGCACTATGGCCCTGGCTAGACCTCCAAAACGGGAGGACAGGGCTGTTTCTTCTCTCAAGGAGACGAGGCAGGGGCAAAGGTTTCCTCTGAGAAGAAACATGGCTGCACTCTGGGCTCTGGCCCATCTTTCTTCTCAGGGAGCGTCTCCAGCACAGCCTCACTTGGCAGGAGGCATTGAATGTGGGGCCTCGCTCTTCTGGGGCCGCCCACAGACGGCGGAGGACTGAGCTCACAAGTGCGATTCAGGGAGTTTCTCAACTCACCagggccacccccacccccacagcacCACAGCCAGGCCGAGGGTCAGGGGTCTCCCCACCATCCATATGGGAGAAGCCCCATGCCTGGCCCCGCCTCCTCCCTTCAACCCACAGGAAGAACCAAAATGAAGAGGTTCCCGAGAGAGCAAGGGACTTAAAATGGGAGCTGAGGTGGCGGCCTGATCCCTGGAAATGGAAGGGATGAGAAAGTCAAAAAGGCGGTTGACCTCGGTGCCACACGAGGGTGAGACCACGGCAGAAACTGTGGTCAGAAATGCCTCCCCTGACTCCCCCTCGCCTCCGGTCCTGTCCCCTCTAACCTTCCTGAGCCCGAGGCGCCCAGATGTCCTCGCCCTCCCAGGTGCTCCCTGGTTaggagggggcggggccgggatGGAGGAGGGGACATGCGCATTGGCTCCTCCAGAGGGAGAGGCAGACGAGTCAGAGGTGGACCCGCCCGCTTCCCTTAGCTCCCAGGGCTCGGGGCTGCGTTTCACCCTGAAGGTGAAGACTAGCGTCTACTGAGCGCCTATCGCGTGCCGGGCTCGGCCTTCAGTGCCTCACGAGGGAGGCGATCCCGGCTCCTGTTTCCCTAGGGAGGCAGCCAGGCACCGAAGGCCTAGGCAACGTGCCCAAGCTCGCCCAGGTAGCAGGGGATAAATGCAACATGGTCCCCGCTCTGTCTGGTTGTGTCCCCCgcaccctgtcctgcccaggcttgGGCCCAAGTCGGGCTGCCCTGCACGGCTCCCTGGAGCCCCACAGTCCTGCGGTCAGCGGGGCAGGAGGTGGGTGCCCGAGCGGGACAGTGATGGGCCCCAGGACGGCTGGGTGGAGAGACACCCCTTCACCCCCACCCATCGCTCAGGGAGCCAGATGAGGAGCCCTTCCTGTCCTCTTCCTGTCCTGGGCACTGTCCCCCCAGCAGACTGATCTTCCTGCCCTGACTGACATCCTCTTCTACTGGCTGTGCAAACCACATTCCACATTCACTTACAAGGTCCCTCCAGTGTGCCCGGTACTGTGCAGAGTGCTGGGGGGACACAACTGAACAGGCCACAGTCCCAGATGGCAAGGGTATGGAGggaaggagtgggtggagtgaCGGGGACAAATATGTAAGCACAGTTACACTTGGGCGTGGTGACTGGCACGGAAAAGTGATGTACAAAGTGCAATGTGAGGGGGCAGGCtctgtggcgcagcggttaagtgcgcatgctctgctccagcagcccgaaggttcgcaggttcggatcccggccccacaccgacgcaccgctagtCAAGAcgagctgtggtggcgtctcagataaagtagaggaagatgggcacagatgttaggccagggccaatcttgctcagcaaaaaagaggaggattggcatgggtgtcagctcagggccgatcttcctcacaaaatgaaaaatagtccAATGGGACACGGTAGGCCCGGTCAGGAGGGATCCAGTgatccaccaggcagggaagatACCCCTGAGGAGACACATTTAGGCAGAGCATTGAGGGGCCATTAGGGGTTGGATGGGGGTGAGGTGGCAAAGGGTGCCTTCAGCACTGGGACAGCGGATGCAAAATCCTGGTGGCCCCAGAGAGCCTCAAGAGAGCAGTGGAGGCTGCCTGAGCTTCATGCGGGAGGGCTGAGGCCGGGAGATGTGCTGGGGCAAGACTGGGGAGGATGCTGCACGTCCTGCTGGGGAGTTTGGCTATCTTTAGAAGGATGTGGGGCCTTCAGGATTTTTAAGCAGGGAGAGCATGCGAGCAGATTGGCTTATAGGAAGGTCACTGCCTTGTGGGTGGGTGTGAGGGGAGTGGGGAACTGGACCAGGGTCCTCGTGGTGAGGGGTCAGGTGGCCTGGACCAAGGCAGTGGCTTCGGAAGGGGGAGGTGGTGCTCTGGAGAGAGATGAAGGCGGGGAGGGAAGAACCAAGGACGACTGTGGGGTC is a genomic window containing:
- the LOC131416810 gene encoding LOW QUALITY PROTEIN: galectin-9C-like (The sequence of the model RefSeq protein was modified relative to this genomic sequence to represent the inferred CDS: inserted 1 base in 1 codon) produces the protein MEGLPYPPNKGGTSADDCLAGVKISGSHRGGGEIASSTQPPYMTLVVPFSGIIQGGLQEGLDITVNGAVLASSGTRFAVNFKIRCSDNDIXLHFNPRFEEVVCVFCNTKQKGRWGPEERKTPLSLQRGSPFEHSVLVQSSHFQKQAISHKVLRAPEPNYPCRADGRPGVGGAAVGGGAVEHPLWNVWGPCVCHSHLNFLVPFQQNPAVPPPAYPNPAYPLPFFTSIPGRLYPSKSIIVSGTILPSAQRFHINLCSGSDFAFHLNPRFDENTVVRNTQINCSWGPVERSLSQKLPFTRAWCFSVWIQCEGHCLRVAMDGGHLCEYHHCLWNRPALNNLEVAGDIHLTHERT